A stretch of Nonomuraea africana DNA encodes these proteins:
- a CDS encoding cold-shock protein — translation MAQGTVKWFNADKGYGFIAVDGGKDVFVHYSAIMMDGYRSLEQGQRVEFEITQGQKGPQAESVRAV, via the coding sequence GTGGCGCAGGGCACCGTCAAGTGGTTCAACGCGGACAAGGGCTACGGCTTCATCGCGGTAGACGGTGGTAAGGATGTATTCGTCCATTACTCAGCGATCATGATGGATGGCTACCGGTCACTCGAGCAGGGCCAGCGGGTCGAGTTCGAGATCACCCAGGGCCAGAAGGGTCCGCAGGCGGAGTCGGTCAGGGCGGTCTGA